The following are from one region of the Cynocephalus volans isolate mCynVol1 chromosome 17, mCynVol1.pri, whole genome shotgun sequence genome:
- the PGAP4 gene encoding post-GPI attachment to proteins factor 4, producing MNKVDLMSTSPSPAAMLLRRLRRLSWGSTAVQLFILTVVTFGLLAPLACHRLLHSYFYLRHWHLHQMSQEFLQQSLKEGEAALHYFEELPSANGSVPIVWQATPRPWLVITIITVDRQPGFHYVLQVVSQFHRLLQQCGPQCEGHQLFLCNVERSVSHFDAKLLSKYVPVANRYEGTEDDYGDDPSTNSFEKEKQDYVYCLESSLQTYNPDYVLMVEDDAVPEEQIFPVLEHLLRARFSEPHLRDALYLKLYHPERLQHYINPEPMRILEWVGVGMLLGPLLTWIYMRFASRAGFSWPVMLFFSLYSMGLVELVGRHYFLELRRLSPSLYSVVPASQCCTPAMLFPAPAARRTLTYLSQVYCHKGFGKDMALYSLLRAKGERAYVVEPNLVKHIGLFSSLRYNFHPSLL from the coding sequence ATGAACAAAGTTGACCTCATGAGCACTTCACCCTCTCCAGCTGCCATGCTGCTCCGGAGGCTGAGGAGACTCTCCTGGGGCAGCACTGCCGTCCAGCTCTTCATCCTGACAGTGGTGACCTTTGGCCTGTTGGCCCCCCTGGCCTGTCACCGGCTTCTGCACTCTTACTTCTACCTGCGCCATTGGCATCTGCACCAAATGAGCCAAGAGTTCCTGCAGCAAAGCTTGAAAGAGGGGGAGGCTGCCCTCCACTACTTTGAGGAGCTGCCCTCTGCCAATGGCTCAGTGCCCATCGTCTGGCAGGCCACCCCCCGCCCCTGGCTGGtgatcaccatcatcactgtGGACAGGCAGCCTGGCTTCCACTATGTCTTGCAGGTGGTGTCCCAGTTCCACCGGCTTCTTCAGCAATGCGGCCCCCAGTGCGAGGGGCACCAACTCTTCCTGTGCAACGTGGAGCGTAGCGTGAGCCATTTCGATGCCAAGCTGCTCTCCAAGTATGTCCCCGTGGCTAACCGCTACGAGGGCACTGAGGATGATTATGGTGATGACCCTTCGACCAACTCGTTTGAGAAAGAGAAGCAGGATTATGTCTACTGCCTGGAGTCATCCCTGCAGACCTACAACCCAGACTACGTCCTGATGGTGGAAGATGACGCCGTTCCAGAGGAGCAGATCTTCCCTGTGTTGGAGCACCTTCTGCGGGCTCGCTTCTCTGAGCCACACCTCCGAGATGCCCTTTATCTAAAGCTCTATCACCCTGAGAGGCTCCAGCACTACATCAACCCAGAGCCCATGAGGATCCTGGAGTGGGTCGGCGTGGGCATGTTGCTAGGACCCTTACTAACCTGGATATACATGAGGTTTGCCAGCCGTGCAGGGTTTAGCTGGCCCGTCATGCTCTTCTTCTCTCTGTACAGCATGGGTCTGGTTGAACTGGTGGGTCGGCATTATTTCCTGGAACTGCGGCGTCTGAGCCCTTCCCTGTACAGCGTAGTGCCTGCCTCTCAGTGTTGCACCCCAGCCATGCTCTTCCCTGCCCCTGCGGCCCGCCGGACCCTCACCTACCTGTCCCAGGTGTACTGCCACAAGGGCTTTGGCAAGGACATGGCACTGTACTCACTGCTGAGGGCCAAGGGAGAACGGGCCTACGTGGTAGAGCCCAACCTTGTGAAACACATAGGGCTCTTCTCCAGCCTCCGGTACAACTTTCATCCCAGTCTGCTCTAA